In Selenomonas sp. TAMA-11512, a genomic segment contains:
- a CDS encoding DDE-type integrase/transposase/recombinase, with product MKSITQDLKYYQAILSYADKHGVTKAAIKYRTYRQFIYRLRNRYDGTLESLAPKSRRPHHHPNEHADEEIALIRRMRKRHTNTGLVRFWVCLRKKGYTRSIAGLYRCMRRLGLQTVKPKKPAYKPKPYKQATFPGEKVQIDVKVVPSACIVGDAKEQGEKMYQYTAIDECTRFRFIAAFKEQSTYSSMRFLQQLIQRFPFKIHKVQTDNGVEFTKRFQAADEENLTLFERELKRLGIAHQKIRPYTPRHNGKVERSHRKDNEEFYATHTFYSFEDFKVQLARRNREYNNFPMRPLGWKSPREALSLLLSCVTYD from the coding sequence ATGAAGAGCATAACACAGGACCTCAAGTATTATCAAGCGATTCTTTCCTACGCAGATAAGCACGGCGTCACAAAGGCTGCCATCAAGTACCGTACCTATCGCCAATTCATCTACCGACTGCGCAACCGCTACGATGGTACTTTGGAATCCCTTGCCCCTAAGTCTCGTCGTCCACATCATCATCCCAACGAGCACGCAGACGAGGAGATCGCTCTCATTCGTCGGATGCGCAAACGTCACACCAATACAGGTCTTGTCCGCTTCTGGGTGTGCCTACGCAAAAAGGGCTATACTCGATCCATCGCAGGTCTTTACCGCTGCATGAGACGCCTCGGGCTCCAAACGGTCAAACCCAAGAAGCCCGCATATAAACCAAAACCCTATAAGCAGGCAACCTTCCCCGGAGAAAAGGTACAGATTGATGTCAAAGTCGTTCCCTCTGCCTGCATTGTTGGAGATGCAAAGGAACAGGGCGAGAAAATGTACCAATATACAGCCATTGATGAATGTACGCGTTTCCGCTTTATCGCAGCATTTAAGGAGCAATCCACCTACTCGTCCATGCGCTTCCTGCAGCAGCTGATCCAACGTTTCCCGTTCAAGATACACAAGGTACAAACGGATAATGGAGTGGAATTTACGAAGCGTTTCCAAGCGGCAGATGAGGAAAATCTGACGCTGTTTGAAAGAGAACTGAAGCGCCTTGGCATTGCGCATCAGAAGATTCGCCCCTATACCCCGAGACATAACGGTAAGGTAGAGCGTTCACATCGAAAGGACAACGAGGAGTTTTACGCCACGCATACGTTTTATTCGTTTGAGGATTTCAAGGTGCAGCTTGCCCGACGCAACAGGGAGTATAACAACTTCCCTATGCGTCCCCTCGGATGGAAGTCTCCTCGTGAGGCGCTTTCTCTGCTCCTCTCTTGTGTAACATATGATTGA
- the yhbY gene encoding ribosome assembly RNA-binding protein YhbY produces the protein MKRNTLTGKQKRFLRSLGVTMDPVVMIGKEGVTPAVVESAKAAIKKRELIKLRVLQNAEEEPADVLEVMAERVDADLVQIIGRNGLLFKRNFDKPNIELP, from the coding sequence TTGAAACGTAATACATTAACCGGAAAGCAGAAGCGATTCCTGCGTTCGCTCGGCGTTACAATGGATCCCGTTGTAATGATCGGCAAGGAAGGCGTGACTCCGGCGGTTGTGGAGTCTGCCAAGGCAGCCATCAAAAAGCGCGAGCTCATCAAGCTTCGCGTGCTGCAGAATGCGGAGGAAGAGCCCGCCGATGTGCTCGAAGTGATGGCGGAGCGCGTAGATGCCGATCTCGTGCAGATCATCGGGCGCAACGGGCTGCTCTTTAAGAGGAACTTTGATAAGCCGAACATTGAATTGCCGTAA
- the obgE gene encoding GTPase ObgE — translation MQFIDRAKIHVKAGDGGHGKSAFRREKFIAKGGPSGGDGGRGADVILRVVDNMNTLLDFRYHRKFTGDNGGNGDIKNMYGKSASPCIINVPAGTIVRDADTNELLADLTEIGQEAVVAKGGRGGRGNAKFANSANRAPTFAEFGEPGEGRTLLLELKLLADVGLLGYPSVGKSSLIRSVSAARPEVADYHFTTLVPVLGVVETDYEDRFVMADIPGLIEGAADGAGLGHDFLRHVERTRLLLHVVDASALEGRDPVEDYRKINAELLKHSEKLSRRPQVLVANKMDIPEAAEHLPALRRLAQSEGIEIFSISAATGEGVKELIDHVAARLKEPMPVEEESEKTEGVVYDADAEAEDDKITITRNDAGDYIVHGKSIEKLVAMTNFANDEALRRFQYIWRIKGLDAKLREQGIVEGKTVRIGDMEFEYQE, via the coding sequence ATGCAGTTTATTGACAGAGCAAAAATTCATGTGAAGGCAGGTGACGGCGGGCATGGGAAATCCGCGTTCCGCCGTGAGAAATTCATAGCGAAGGGCGGTCCCTCCGGCGGCGACGGCGGCCGCGGAGCCGACGTCATCCTGCGCGTCGTCGATAACATGAATACGCTTCTCGACTTCCGGTATCACCGCAAGTTCACAGGGGATAACGGCGGAAACGGCGACATCAAAAACATGTACGGCAAGTCGGCATCGCCCTGCATTATCAACGTGCCGGCGGGCACCATTGTGCGTGATGCCGATACGAATGAGCTCTTAGCCGACCTCACGGAGATTGGACAGGAAGCTGTCGTCGCCAAGGGCGGGCGCGGCGGCCGAGGCAATGCGAAGTTTGCGAACTCGGCGAATCGCGCGCCAACGTTTGCGGAGTTCGGTGAGCCCGGCGAGGGACGCACGCTTCTTTTGGAGCTGAAGCTCTTGGCAGATGTGGGCCTCTTGGGGTATCCGAGTGTGGGAAAATCGAGCCTCATACGTTCCGTGTCGGCAGCGCGTCCGGAGGTCGCGGACTATCACTTCACGACGCTCGTGCCCGTACTCGGTGTTGTCGAGACGGACTACGAGGATCGATTCGTCATGGCGGACATCCCGGGACTCATTGAAGGCGCCGCCGACGGGGCGGGGCTCGGGCATGACTTCCTGCGTCACGTCGAGCGCACCCGTCTCCTCCTGCACGTCGTCGATGCCTCGGCACTGGAAGGACGTGATCCTGTCGAGGACTACAGGAAAATCAACGCGGAGCTCTTAAAGCACAGCGAAAAGCTGTCCCGCCGTCCGCAGGTGCTCGTCGCCAATAAGATGGACATCCCGGAGGCGGCGGAGCATCTGCCCGCGCTAAGGCGGTTGGCACAGTCAGAGGGCATTGAAATTTTCTCGATTTCGGCAGCGACAGGGGAGGGCGTCAAGGAGCTCATTGATCATGTGGCGGCTCGTCTCAAAGAGCCGATGCCTGTCGAGGAGGAGAGTGAGAAGACGGAGGGCGTCGTCTACGATGCGGATGCTGAGGCGGAGGATGATAAGATTACGATCACTCGTAACGATGCGGGCGATTACATCGTCCATGGCAAGTCGATCGAGAAGCTCGTAGCCATGACGAATTTTGCCAACGATGAAGCGCTGCGCCGCTTTCAATATATTTGGCGCATCAAGGGACTTGACGCGAAACTTCGTGAGCAGGGGATCGTAGAAGGGAAGACGGTGCGCATAGGCGACATGGAATTTGAGTATCAGGAGTAA
- the yqeK gene encoding bis(5'-nucleosyl)-tetraphosphatase (symmetrical) YqeK has translation MTAEEMKAELERRILKKRYLHSLGVMHTAVEIAERLGMPAEQVRTAALLHDCGREIAVENMVEEAEKRGIEVGEIERAMPLLLHAPLGSKIAEEVYGVQDPVILQAIALHTVGAASMTDLDKLIYFADMIEPMRKYPEVEELRRFGREALLDEMFFAGVSASIAFVIEKKGLLHPATVAARNALLLKR, from the coding sequence ATGACGGCAGAAGAAATGAAGGCGGAGCTGGAAAGGCGAATACTCAAGAAGCGGTATCTGCACTCCCTCGGTGTTATGCATACAGCAGTGGAGATTGCCGAACGCCTCGGGATGCCGGCGGAACAGGTCAGAACGGCAGCACTTCTGCATGATTGCGGACGGGAGATCGCCGTGGAAAACATGGTCGAAGAGGCGGAAAAGCGAGGGATCGAGGTAGGGGAAATCGAACGCGCAATGCCGCTTCTCCTGCACGCGCCGCTGGGCAGTAAAATCGCCGAAGAGGTCTACGGTGTGCAAGACCCTGTCATCCTGCAGGCGATTGCCCTCCATACGGTGGGGGCAGCTTCGATGACGGATCTCGATAAGCTCATCTATTTTGCCGATATGATTGAGCCCATGCGTAAGTATCCGGAGGTGGAGGAGCTTCGTCGCTTTGGGCGCGAAGCCTTGCTGGACGAGATGTTCTTCGCGGGGGTATCGGCTTCCATTGCCTTTGTCATTGAAAAGAAGGGGCTGCTGCACCCTGCGACCGTTGCCGCTCGAAACGCGCTCTTATTAAAGAGATAA
- the rplU gene encoding 50S ribosomal protein L21 yields MYAVIKTGGKQYRVQEGDVLFVEKLAAEAGETVVFDEVLTVADGDNVKIGTPVVAGAKVSAKVEAQGKAKKILVFKYKAKANYRRRQGHRQPYTKVTIEKIEA; encoded by the coding sequence ATGTACGCAGTTATTAAAACGGGCGGTAAGCAGTATCGCGTTCAGGAGGGCGATGTCCTCTTCGTAGAGAAGCTTGCAGCTGAAGCCGGTGAGACGGTCGTCTTCGATGAGGTCTTGACGGTCGCTGACGGCGATAACGTTAAGATCGGCACACCGGTCGTTGCCGGAGCCAAGGTTTCGGCGAAGGTCGAGGCGCAGGGCAAGGCGAAGAAGATCCTTGTCTTCAAGTACAAGGCAAAGGCTAACTACCGCCGTCGTCAGGGCCATCGTCAGCCTTATACGAAAGTCACGATCGAAAAGATTGAGGCGTAA
- a CDS encoding S1-like domain-containing RNA-binding protein produces the protein MSEMKKYGPSRVVTMRVSRVNEVGAFLDAETGSTSDDILLHASQQTSPVKEGDSVEVFLYLDPKRRLTASMRTPKLKEGQIARMKVMNVIRDGAFLDVGAERGIFLPFAGMRGRPQVGETVWAKLYTDKSGRLAVTMEVEDELRRSSKPAAGVKVGDKLHGSVYNINESGAFLFTDERYIVHIAHKEMPVRPKVGEEATVRITYIREDGRLNGSFREIKEKAILTDAENILKILKERGKMPYDDKTSPEIISRKFQISKAAFKRALGHLLKEGHIEMRDGWTYIKENRQERNSLG, from the coding sequence ATGTCGGAAATGAAGAAATACGGCCCTTCACGCGTCGTGACCATGCGAGTGAGCCGTGTCAACGAAGTGGGCGCATTCCTCGACGCGGAGACAGGAAGCACCTCGGACGATATCCTGCTCCATGCATCGCAGCAGACAAGTCCCGTCAAAGAAGGCGACAGCGTCGAGGTATTTCTCTACCTGGACCCGAAGCGAAGACTGACCGCGAGCATGCGCACGCCGAAGCTCAAAGAGGGGCAGATCGCCCGCATGAAGGTCATGAATGTCATTCGTGACGGCGCTTTTCTGGATGTCGGCGCGGAGCGCGGAATTTTCCTCCCATTTGCGGGCATGCGCGGACGTCCGCAGGTTGGAGAGACGGTGTGGGCGAAGCTTTACACGGATAAATCGGGGCGTTTGGCGGTTACGATGGAAGTCGAGGATGAACTGCGCCGTTCCTCCAAGCCGGCGGCCGGGGTCAAGGTCGGTGACAAGCTGCACGGATCCGTCTACAACATCAATGAAAGCGGCGCGTTTCTCTTCACGGATGAGCGGTATATCGTGCATATAGCGCACAAGGAAATGCCTGTGCGGCCGAAAGTGGGCGAAGAGGCAACGGTTCGCATCACCTATATTCGAGAAGACGGCAGGCTCAACGGATCATTCCGGGAAATCAAGGAAAAAGCCATCCTGACGGATGCTGAAAATATTTTGAAAATCCTCAAGGAGCGAGGCAAGATGCCCTATGATGATAAGACCTCGCCGGAGATCATCAGCCGGAAGTTTCAGATCAGCAAAGCGGCGTTCAAACGCGCTTTGGGCCATCTCTTGAAGGAAGGACACATTGAGATGCGGGACGGCTGGACGTATATAAAAGAGAACCGGCAGGAAAGAAATTCTTTGGGATAA
- a CDS encoding glutamate-5-semialdehyde dehydrogenase, whose amino-acid sequence MAIDDEVRRIAGEAKAAGRTLAAAAPERKNAALEQMADALIERAELILAANAEDMEKARKNPDMKHSYLDRLLLDENRIRQMAEGLRQAAKLPDPVGRVDFSEVRPNGLEIRRVRVPLGVIGIIYEARPNVTADAAGLCIKSGNAVVLRGGSDALSSNQAIVEILQAAIEKAGFPKECIGFLASADRSAVGVLLQARGLVDVIIPRGGAGLIRRVLEESAVPVIETGSGICHTYIDAGADHDIAIAVSLNAKTSRPSVCNAMETLLVHQDEVSILPALIRAMQEKGVEIRGCARTRTLVPEIGEATEEDWATEYDELILSVKVVEDIDAAIAHINRYNTQHSETIMTNDLKRAHRFQTEVEAAAVYVNASTRFTDGFEFGFGAEIGISTQKLHARGPMGLNELTTTKYLVYGEGQIRL is encoded by the coding sequence ATGGCGATAGATGATGAAGTACGACGAATAGCGGGCGAGGCGAAGGCGGCCGGCCGCACGCTTGCCGCTGCCGCACCGGAGCGGAAAAACGCCGCGCTGGAGCAGATGGCGGATGCTCTTATAGAGCGGGCGGAGCTCATACTCGCGGCAAATGCCGAGGATATGGAGAAGGCTCGCAAAAATCCCGATATGAAACACTCGTATCTCGATCGGCTGCTGCTAGATGAGAATCGCATCCGCCAGATGGCAGAGGGACTGCGCCAGGCGGCCAAGCTACCCGATCCCGTCGGTCGGGTGGACTTCTCCGAGGTACGTCCCAATGGGCTGGAGATACGCCGCGTACGCGTGCCGCTCGGCGTCATAGGCATCATCTACGAGGCGCGTCCCAATGTGACGGCGGATGCGGCAGGTCTCTGCATCAAATCGGGAAACGCTGTCGTCCTGCGCGGAGGGTCGGATGCGCTTTCCTCCAATCAGGCGATTGTTGAAATCCTGCAGGCGGCGATTGAAAAGGCCGGCTTCCCGAAGGAGTGCATCGGCTTTTTAGCGAGCGCGGATCGCAGCGCGGTGGGCGTGCTCCTGCAGGCACGCGGTCTTGTGGATGTCATCATTCCCCGCGGCGGTGCGGGGCTGATCCGGCGTGTGCTTGAGGAGAGCGCCGTGCCCGTCATAGAGACGGGCAGCGGTATATGTCACACGTATATCGATGCGGGGGCGGATCACGATATCGCGATTGCGGTCTCCCTTAACGCGAAGACATCGCGTCCCTCCGTGTGCAACGCGATGGAAACGCTTCTCGTGCATCAGGATGAGGTTTCCATCCTGCCTGCGCTCATCCGCGCCATGCAGGAAAAGGGTGTGGAGATACGCGGATGCGCGCGGACACGCACGCTGGTTCCCGAGATCGGGGAGGCGACCGAGGAGGATTGGGCGACGGAGTATGACGAGCTCATCCTGTCGGTGAAGGTCGTCGAGGATATCGACGCGGCAATCGCGCATATCAATCGATACAACACGCAGCACTCGGAAACCATCATGACGAACGATCTCAAGCGGGCACATCGCTTTCAGACGGAGGTGGAGGCGGCTGCGGTCTATGTCAACGCTTCGACACGCTTTACGGACGGCTTCGAGTTCGGCTTCGGAGCGGAGATCGGCATCAGCACGCAGAAGCTCCACGCGCGAGGCCCGATGGGGCTCAATGAGCTCACGACGACGAAGTATCTCGTCTACGGTGAAGGGCAGATTCGTCTGTGA
- the nadD gene encoding nicotinate-nucleotide adenylyltransferase, whose translation MAKERVGIMGGTFDPIHNGHLVIAESVRDAFSLSKVIFIPAADPPHKPAMIDAVHRLRMVWLATNSNPYFQVLDIELKREGPSYSVDTIQSLVEQCEDRCEFYFIIGADELNILPEWHKIEELVTLCRFIIAKRPGVEADMSRVCEMLGEAAQRRFYFCDTPELEISSTDIRKRIRDRQSVRYILPQEVEAYVRKEGLYL comes from the coding sequence ATGGCGAAGGAACGTGTCGGCATTATGGGCGGTACGTTTGACCCGATTCACAATGGCCATTTGGTGATCGCGGAGTCGGTGCGGGATGCGTTTTCCCTTTCCAAGGTGATCTTCATTCCCGCCGCCGATCCGCCGCACAAGCCTGCGATGATCGATGCGGTACACCGGCTGCGCATGGTGTGGCTGGCGACGAACTCCAATCCGTATTTTCAAGTGCTGGATATCGAGCTCAAGCGGGAAGGCCCTTCCTACAGTGTGGATACGATTCAATCGCTTGTCGAGCAGTGTGAGGATCGCTGCGAGTTCTATTTTATCATCGGCGCGGATGAGCTGAACATCCTTCCGGAGTGGCATAAAATTGAAGAGCTCGTCACGCTTTGCCGCTTCATCATCGCCAAGCGCCCGGGCGTTGAGGCGGATATGAGCCGTGTCTGTGAAATGTTGGGAGAGGCGGCGCAGAGACGGTTTTACTTCTGCGATACGCCGGAGCTGGAGATTTCTTCAACGGATATACGAAAGCGTATACGGGATCGTCAGTCGGTACGCTACATCCTTCCCCAGGAAGTCGAAGCCTATGTAAGGAAAGAAGGGCTGTACCTATGA
- a CDS encoding ribosomal-processing cysteine protease Prp: MIEVCLYRQNGRITGYDVTGHSGTADHGFDIVCAGISSLAQTALLGLGMHLHRKVDYHVASGDLHVELLEAPDEKTDAILETMLLGIREIVKLRPEAVRLLENESGR, from the coding sequence ATGATTGAAGTTTGCCTGTATCGGCAAAACGGCAGAATCACGGGGTATGATGTCACCGGGCACAGCGGAACGGCTGACCATGGTTTTGACATCGTTTGCGCGGGCATATCGAGCCTGGCACAGACTGCCCTTTTAGGGTTAGGGATGCATCTGCATCGCAAGGTGGATTATCACGTAGCGAGCGGAGACCTCCATGTAGAGCTCTTAGAGGCACCCGATGAAAAAACAGATGCCATATTGGAGACGATGCTATTGGGCATACGGGAGATTGTGAAGCTCCGGCCCGAAGCAGTACGGCTTCTCGAGAATGAATCTGGGAGGTGA
- the rsfS gene encoding ribosome silencing factor, with protein sequence MTLTAPEILSKKIAKAVSDKKASDIVIMDMKALTSATDYFVVASANTATQVRAIADHIEDELRKDDIDFLHKEGYREGEWVLLDYGDAVAHIFMQEAREFYAIERLWSDAPLTTYED encoded by the coding sequence ATGACATTGACAGCACCGGAAATTTTGAGTAAAAAAATAGCCAAGGCGGTAAGTGATAAAAAGGCCTCGGATATCGTCATCATGGACATGAAGGCATTGACGAGTGCGACGGACTACTTTGTCGTGGCAAGCGCCAATACGGCAACGCAGGTGCGTGCGATCGCCGATCATATAGAAGATGAGCTTCGCAAGGACGACATTGACTTCCTGCACAAGGAAGGATATCGAGAGGGCGAGTGGGTTCTCTTGGATTACGGCGATGCCGTAGCGCACATCTTCATGCAGGAGGCGCGCGAGTTCTACGCGATCGAGCGACTTTGGAGCGATGCTCCGCTCACGACGTATGAGGATTGA
- a CDS encoding chemotaxis protein, with amino-acid sequence MSEDNEKKGILLETGTNEFEIIEFNIGAVNYGINVAKVREVIKASDFPVTEMPQAHPYIDGLFTLRGRAVPLVNLPRALGVSSGQMEGRSQNIIVTEINGYDMGFLVDNVSRIHRISWENMEPAPEVSDHSRVVGLVKMEGKIVLLLDFETIMAEINPEINQKLTTVEESTEDVKKMRSTQHVVVAEDSPLLRDLLVNTLQENGYTFIRDFGNGEDAWNYLKGIAEKTQGNNVFDKVRIVISDIEMPKMDGHRLLKFIREDNRLRPVPVILFSSLISEEMRRKGEELGASGQISKPEINQLIQLIDKLIFNIEPGTKDDDD; translated from the coding sequence ATGTCAGAAGATAATGAGAAGAAGGGTATACTTCTCGAAACAGGTACGAATGAATTTGAGATCATCGAGTTCAATATAGGTGCGGTCAACTACGGTATCAACGTAGCAAAGGTTCGCGAGGTCATCAAAGCCTCCGATTTTCCCGTGACGGAGATGCCGCAGGCGCATCCTTACATTGACGGTCTCTTTACATTGCGCGGCCGCGCCGTCCCGCTCGTAAATCTCCCGCGTGCGCTTGGCGTTTCGAGCGGACAGATGGAGGGGCGCTCACAGAACATCATTGTCACGGAAATCAACGGTTACGATATGGGGTTCCTTGTCGATAACGTATCCCGCATTCACCGCATTTCCTGGGAAAACATGGAGCCGGCTCCGGAAGTCAGCGATCATTCCCGCGTGGTCGGTCTTGTCAAGATGGAGGGCAAGATTGTCCTGCTGCTCGACTTTGAGACCATCATGGCGGAGATTAATCCGGAGATCAATCAGAAGCTCACCACCGTTGAAGAGTCGACGGAAGATGTCAAGAAGATGCGCTCCACGCAGCACGTCGTTGTAGCGGAGGATTCGCCGCTCCTGCGTGACCTTCTCGTCAATACGCTTCAGGAGAACGGATATACATTCATTCGTGACTTCGGCAACGGTGAAGATGCATGGAACTACCTCAAGGGGATTGCGGAGAAGACCCAGGGGAACAATGTCTTTGACAAGGTGCGTATCGTTATTTCCGATATCGAGATGCCGAAGATGGATGGGCACCGCCTCCTGAAGTTCATTCGAGAGGACAACCGTCTTCGTCCCGTGCCGGTCATCCTCTTCTCGTCGCTCATTTCTGAAGAAATGCGCCGCAAGGGCGAGGAGCTGGGCGCTTCCGGACAGATTTCCAAGCCGGAGATCAATCAGCTCATTCAGTTGATCGATAAGCTCATTTTCAACATCGAACCCGGGACGAAGGATGACGATGATTGA
- the rpmA gene encoding 50S ribosomal protein L27 has product MFTFDLQLFAHKKGVSSTRNGRDSESKRLGVKEQAGTVVTAGSILVRQRGTHFHPGHNVGIGKDDTLFAKIAGKVAFERKGKYQRQVSVYAAE; this is encoded by the coding sequence ATGTTCACTTTTGATTTACAGCTGTTCGCTCATAAGAAGGGTGTTTCCAGCACTCGTAACGGCCGCGACAGTGAGTCCAAGCGCCTTGGCGTCAAGGAGCAGGCCGGTACGGTCGTCACGGCCGGCAGCATTCTCGTTCGTCAGCGAGGCACGCACTTCCATCCTGGTCATAATGTCGGCATCGGTAAGGACGATACGTTGTTCGCCAAGATTGCCGGTAAGGTCGCTTTCGAGAGAAAGGGCAAGTACCAGCGTCAGGTCAGTGTTTACGCTGCTGAATAA
- the proB gene encoding glutamate 5-kinase, giving the protein MAHRTQLKNAKRIVVKVGTSTLFLENGKPDLYRIEHLIRELSALRNEGREVIFVSSGAIAYGMNEAGMREKPADIPKKQALAAIGQSGLMHLYKRFFADYGQTTAQVLLTKENAARHHQYTNSRNALLSLLELGVIPVINENDVVAIDEIKIGDNDNLSATVAVLTDADALLILSDIDGVYTGNPSKDKDARRIEEILEITPEIERMAGGAGSSFGTGGMATKIEAARIALNAGVTMVIAKGSDDEVIRRVFSGDVLGTIFPAREAHLRTRQNWLAFGKRIEGTIAVDEGCANAILTGKSSLLAAGIVSVEGDFPAGSSVRILAPSGQEIGRGITNYNASDMEKIKGLKSRDFKAILGASARDEVIHRDNLVLLAQGMEAAAWR; this is encoded by the coding sequence ATGGCGCATCGTACACAACTTAAAAATGCAAAGCGTATTGTTGTCAAGGTCGGTACATCCACACTTTTTTTGGAAAACGGCAAGCCCGATCTCTATCGCATTGAGCACTTAATACGCGAGCTTTCCGCCCTTCGGAATGAAGGACGGGAGGTCATCTTTGTCAGTTCGGGCGCGATTGCCTATGGCATGAATGAAGCGGGGATGCGGGAAAAACCTGCGGATATCCCGAAGAAGCAGGCGCTTGCCGCCATCGGTCAGAGCGGTCTCATGCACCTTTACAAGCGATTTTTCGCGGACTATGGGCAGACGACGGCGCAGGTTCTGCTGACAAAGGAAAATGCCGCTCGTCACCACCAGTATACGAACTCCCGAAACGCGCTTCTATCCCTGTTAGAGCTTGGCGTGATTCCCGTCATTAACGAAAACGATGTCGTTGCCATCGACGAAATAAAGATCGGAGACAATGATAATTTATCGGCGACGGTCGCGGTGCTCACCGACGCGGACGCGCTTTTGATTCTCTCCGATATCGACGGCGTCTACACAGGCAATCCGAGCAAGGATAAAGACGCGCGCCGCATCGAGGAGATCTTGGAGATCACGCCGGAAATCGAAAGGATGGCAGGCGGAGCGGGATCATCCTTCGGTACGGGCGGCATGGCGACGAAGATCGAGGCGGCCCGCATCGCGCTGAACGCGGGCGTCACGATGGTCATTGCCAAGGGGAGCGATGACGAGGTAATACGGCGTGTGTTCTCCGGAGATGTGCTCGGGACGATCTTCCCCGCGCGCGAAGCCCATCTTCGCACGCGGCAGAACTGGCTCGCCTTCGGCAAGCGCATCGAGGGAACGATCGCTGTGGATGAGGGCTGCGCAAATGCCATTCTCACAGGCAAATCCAGCCTTCTGGCCGCGGGAATCGTCTCGGTGGAGGGGGACTTTCCCGCCGGCAGCAGCGTTCGCATTCTTGCGCCATCAGGGCAGGAAATCGGCCGCGGCATCACGAATTATAACGCAAGTGATATGGAAAAGATCAAAGGCTTGAAAAGCCGGGATTTTAAGGCGATTTTGGGAGCGTCGGCGCGCGATGAGGTCATTCATCGGGATAATCTCGTCCTCCTGGCGCAGGGAATGGAGGCGGCTGCATGGCGATAG
- a CDS encoding LCP family protein, giving the protein MTSARENIKRKRKIKTQRRRLKLFRFFVFLLFLTITLSLFGVLSYFIYGVAHEAYQRFDAMYQGYQERRLERNQAVDEKFEGYTNILVIGLDEGADTSGVEATFADSLLFVSMDNATGNVRVINIPGNTLVPYPSGVTGRINGLYGIGGPPLLVQSVHQLLGVSVHHYIALSPSALAELVDILGGIDLYVEDEMDYEDPESGLSIHIQKGYQHVDGDTAQKYLRYRGTALGEVGRLYRQQRFVKAIYEQSFTVDTVSKIPDIVRLFDEKMKTSAEVFDTARLTKVVKSLNAHPPQTSLLPGAVNDYGWQPDAEAIAQKMKELFPEPVTEE; this is encoded by the coding sequence GTGACAAGCGCGAGAGAGAATATAAAGCGAAAGCGCAAAATAAAAACACAAAGACGACGTTTGAAGCTGTTTCGATTCTTTGTATTTCTGCTTTTCCTGACGATTACACTGTCCTTGTTCGGCGTTCTTTCCTACTTTATCTATGGTGTCGCGCATGAGGCGTATCAGCGTTTCGACGCGATGTATCAAGGCTACCAGGAGCGACGCCTGGAGAGAAATCAGGCGGTGGATGAAAAATTTGAAGGCTATACGAATATCCTTGTGATCGGTCTTGATGAAGGAGCGGACACCTCCGGGGTGGAGGCGACATTTGCCGATTCGCTGCTCTTTGTCAGCATGGATAATGCGACGGGGAATGTACGTGTCATCAATATTCCCGGAAATACGCTCGTCCCGTATCCCAGCGGCGTTACGGGACGGATCAACGGCCTTTATGGCATAGGAGGCCCGCCGCTTCTCGTACAGTCCGTACATCAGCTGTTGGGCGTATCGGTACACCACTACATCGCTTTATCACCTTCCGCGCTGGCCGAGCTTGTTGACATTTTGGGCGGTATCGACCTCTACGTTGAGGATGAGATGGACTACGAAGACCCGGAGAGCGGGTTGTCCATCCACATTCAGAAGGGCTATCAGCACGTTGACGGTGACACGGCGCAGAAGTATCTGCGCTATCGCGGGACGGCTCTGGGGGAGGTCGGAAGACTCTACAGGCAGCAGCGGTTTGTCAAGGCGATCTATGAGCAGAGTTTCACGGTCGATACGGTTTCGAAGATTCCCGATATCGTCCGGCTTTTTGATGAAAAGATGAAGACAAGCGCGGAGGTTTTTGATACGGCACGCCTGACGAAGGTCGTCAAGAGCCTCAACGCGCATCCTCCGCAGACGAGTCTCCTGCCTGGAGCGGTGAACGACTACGGATGGCAGCCGGATGCGGAGGCCATTGCACAGAAGATGAAAGAGCTCTTCCCTGAGCCCGTAACAGAAGAATAG